One genomic region from Antedon mediterranea chromosome 3, ecAntMedi1.1, whole genome shotgun sequence encodes:
- the LOC140044801 gene encoding uncharacterized protein translates to MAGRRKKCPPQLAAVFPVKLGPTEMEINILRSVMHVLCSINRPMSIDDLIVGLLHQRRIRINGCHLRNLFMDYPGLVQVNCNGGMNMCTVLFNVELCTEMFNTKKQICSNGGNCEAIHLCKYFISGVGVCSKNPCKFPHDIYSKHNLPIVKRLFLDDVKPTNLYSRLQEKFARKLDLCEFYDTKKTCKDKVRCQYLHFCRLYMQGKCKYDEGCKLNHDILGENCEVVLARVGVDTKKPLESILCEVRSRLGIEVTDSEEDECTASTDETQHAHLQKKETERGKLDVCGFYNKGATSCRDKYQCKYLHFCRFHMQGKCKYGEDCKFNHDILGENCEVVLDKFAIDTEQDPESILCEVRSRLDIEVTESDEDEYTATTQHAHVQKKAAGRKTLDICVFYNKMATTCNADQCQYLHFCRFHMEGKCKYGEDCKLNHDILGENCEDVLDRVGIDTDQDPESVLYDVRNELDIEVAESEEDECTASSDEIRKSEICSYFIRGHCYSGKFCDKIHHSLPYMWQFAEGSKWTSFRQDEQVIIETEYCKPGKSSTNLKDCDRFVDKQKGRDTAKLKFDDMMIGYCLVRRLSTRESVFTTNSVPFTTNWIWYWKDDDNKWIPYTKEESEIGSDDLEECYQYFLAGKRESTVKFTIFKHHQYVIDFKEMKQTNQIHGKKRIVRRRPHQLVTSSDVEVYNKNWKSKMQRIRVMANPKIGIKDRMLKFPSTWNNCFSELNKDVCLVEVGQDTDEYYSI, encoded by the exons ATGGCTGGTAGGAGGAAGAAATGTCCACCACAACTCGCCGCAGTTTTCCCCGTAAAATTGGGTCCAACTGAGATGGAAATCAATATTCTACGTTCAGTAATGCACGTCCTATGCTCGATTAACAGACCGATGAGTATAGATGATCTCATCGTCGGGTTGCTTCATCAAAGGAGAATTCGGATAAATGGCTGCCACCTTCGAAATTTATTCATGGATTACCCAGGCCTTGTGCAAGTCAATTGTAACGGCGGAATGAATATGTGCACAGTTCTATTTAATGTTGAATTATGCACAGAGATGTTTAATACAAAAAAGCAAATTTGCAGTAACGGCGGAAATTGTGAGGCCATACATCTATGCAAATATTTTATATCTGGAG TGGGAGTATGCAGCAAAAATCCGTGCAAGTTCCCACATGACATATATTCTAAGCACAACTTACCAATTGTGAAAAGACTGTTTCTAGATGATGTTAAGCCAACGAATCTGTATAGTCGCTTACAAGAGAAGTTTGCAAGAAAACTAGACTTATGCGAATTTTACgacacaaaaaaaacatgtaaagATAAGGTTCGGTGTCAATACTTACATTTCTGCAG GTTGTACATGCAAGGAAAATGCAAATACGACGAAGGTTGCAAATTAAACCATGACATACTGGGCGAGAATTGTGAAGTTGTCTTAGCTAGAGTTGGAGTAGACACGAAGAAGCCTCTTGAATCGATTCTTTGTGAAGTTAGGAGTCGATTAGGTATAGAGGTGACAGACAGCGAAGAGGACGAATGTACGGCATCAACAGACGAGACTCAACATGCTCACTTACAGAAGAAGGAAACTGAAAGAGGAAAACTGGACGTATGTGGGTTTTACAACAAAGGGGCAACTAGTTGTAGAGATAAATATCAGTGTAAATACTTACACTTCTGcag GTTCCACATGCAAGGCAAATGCAAGTACGGCGAAGATTGTAAATTCAACCATGACATACTGGGCGAGAATTGTGAAGTTGTCCTAGATAAATTTGCTATAGATACGGAACAGGATCCTGAATCGATTCTTTGTGAAGTTAGAAGTCGATTGGATATAGAGGTGACAGAAAGCGACGAGGACGAATACACGGCAACAACTCAACATGCTCATGTACAGAAAAAGGCTGCTGGAAGAAAAACACTGGACATATGTGTTTTTTACAACAAAATGGCAACAACTTGTAACGCAGATCAGTGTCAATACTTACACTTTTGCAG GTTTCACATGGAAGGAAAATGCAAATACGGCGAAGATTGCAAGTTAAACCATGACATACTGGGCGAGAATTGCGAAGATGTCTTAGATAGAGTGGGAATAGATACGGATCAGGATCCTGAATCGGTTCTATATGACGTCAGAAATGAATTAGATATAGAAGTGGCAGAGAGCGAAGAGGACGAATGCACTGCATCATCTGACGAGATTCGTAAATCTGAGATATGCTCTTATTTCATCCGAGGACACTGCTATTCTGGGAAGTTCTGTGACAAAATCCATCACAGCCTGCCGTACATGTGGCAGTTTGCTGAAGGCTCGAAATGGACATCGTTTCGGCAGGACGAACAGGTTATCATCGAAACAGAATACTGCAAACCAGGAAAGTCGTCTACCAATCTTAAAGACTG CGACCGATTTGTTGATAAACAAAAAGGTCGAGACACGGCAAAACTAAAGTTTGATGACATGATGATTGGATATTGCCTTGTTCGTCGACTGTCAACAAGAGAAAGTGTATTCACAACAAACAGCGTACCATTTACAACCAATTGGATCTGGTATTGGAAAGATGACGACAATAAATGGATTCCCTATACAAAAGag GAGTCGGAGATTGGCAGTGATGATCTTGAAGAATGCTATCAATATTTCTTAGCCGGAAAACGAGAATCTACTGTGaagtttacaatttttaaacatCATCAGTATGTTATCGACTTTAAAGAAATGAAACAGACCAATCAAATTCACGGAAAGAAACGAATTGTTCGACGACGCCCTCACCAACTAGTGACTTCAAGTGACGTAGAGGTTTACAACAAGAACTGGAAAtcgaaaat gcaaCGAATAAGGGTGATGGCAAATCCGAAGATCGGTATTAAGGATCGAATGCTAAAGTTCCCTTCCACCTGGAATAACTGCTTCAGTGAGTTGAATAAAGATGTTTGCTTAGTTGAGGTCGGACAAGATACTGACgaatattatagtatttaa
- the LOC140044828 gene encoding protein C3orf33 homolog, with the protein MSPHGGRGGANEYDGNDFLHRLSLFIDKHITTINYSIYFCGGIGICVILYSIRVHKRFTCVSQVPNEFIQKHFKLRGQVQSVHNDHLLVDHKPIISLTKSTVPKPLKIHLAGVEYNKEGVQFLEEQALKKQVWFRLIQFKGHDGINCTVSTRKSMFKVFNLNEEILHRGYGKVVPLMGHSSDAFTLRLMQRLLQAEMYAEKKRKGLWKGEETSYFTSSIVGKAFRNIFNIFKKGS; encoded by the exons atgtcACCACACGGAGGTAGAGGAGGAGCAAACGAATACGATGGGAACGATTTTCTCCAtagattatcactttttatagACAAACATATTACAactattaat tattcaatatatttttgtgGTGGAATTGGAATTTgtgttatattatacagtataagagTA CACAAGCGTTTTACCTGTGTTTCTCAAGTTCCTAATGAatttattcaaaaacattttaagtTGAGAGGTCAAGTGCAGTCAGTTCATAATGATCACCTTTTGGTTGACCACAAACCAATTATTTCATTAACAAAATCAACAG TTCCTAAGCCTCTCAAGATTCATTTAGCTGGTGTAGAATACAACAAAGAGGGTGTTCAATTCCTGGAAGAGCAGGCACTTAAAAAACAAGTATGGTTTAGGTTGATCCAGTTCAAAGGTCATGATGGAATTAACTGCACTGTATCCACCAGGAAA TCAATGTTCAAAGTCTTCAATCTAAATGAAGAAATTTTACATCGTGGTTATGGCAAAGTAGTACCGCTAATGGGACACTCGAGTGATGCCTTTACATTGAGACTTATGCAAAGGCTTTTACAAGCTGAAATGTATGCCGAAAAAAAGAGAAAAGGGCTATGGAAAGGAGAAGAAACAAGTTACTTTACTAGCTCTATCGTTGGAAAAGCATttagaaacatttttaatatttttaaaaaaggttcttGA